A genomic stretch from Arachis stenosperma cultivar V10309 chromosome 3, arast.V10309.gnm1.PFL2, whole genome shotgun sequence includes:
- the LOC130966295 gene encoding uncharacterized protein LOC130966295, translated as MEEASQEQRKVVKAYTPPLPYPQRLQKELKDQQFPKFLGVFKKLEINIPLAEALEQMPLYAKFLKELINKKRSWHEKEAVMLIEECSAVIQRGIPPKLKDPRSFVVSCTIGKVTLEKALCDLGASINLMPLSIMRKFAIEEIKPTRMSLVMADRSIKTPNGIVENLLVKVGEFIFLADFVILDTEEEGNNSIILGRPFLVTERAIIDVEKGEMILGAQ; from the coding sequence ATGGAGGAAGCATCACAAGAACAAAGGAAGGTGGTGAAGGCATACACACCTCCTCTACCATATCCTCAAAGACTACAAAAGGAACTCAAGGACCAACAATTTCCCAAGTTCCTTGGGGTCTTTAAAAAGCTAGAAATTAACATTCCCCTTGCTGAAGCATTAGAGCAgatgcctctatatgccaagttcttgaaggagctcatcaacaaaaAGAGAAGCTGGCATGAGAAGGAAGCCGTCATGCTCattgaagaatgtagtgcagtaATTCAAAGAGGTATTCCACCGAAGCTTAAAGATCCAAGGAGTTTTGTAGTTTCATGCACCATAGGCAAGGTGACATTAGAGAAAGCTCTCTGTGATCTAGGTGCTAGCATCAACTTGATGCCCCTCTCAATCATGAGAAAGTttgccatagaagaaatcaaaCCTACAAGGATGTCACTTGTAATGGCGGATAGATCAATCAAGACACccaatggaattgtggaaaatctATTAGTGAAGGTTGGAGAGTTTATCTTCCTTGCAGATTTTGTAATCTTGGACACAGAAGAGGAGGGAAACAACTCAATTATCCTTGGAAGGCCATTCCTAGTCACAGAAAGAGCTATTATTGATGTTGAAAAGGGAGAAATGATCTTGGGTGCACAATGA